A genomic region of Arachis stenosperma cultivar V10309 chromosome 9, arast.V10309.gnm1.PFL2, whole genome shotgun sequence contains the following coding sequences:
- the LOC130951923 gene encoding uncharacterized protein LOC130951923 — MGMVPERSKPLHNFSLPCLKWGSQKFLRCVNAPSNITINSDNNNPSQPSSSSPDRRSSRLQPKPQINQIEPSRLPKRKSNQNFDGVAGKKLKVSNFEDGGGGAGGGGEEGGGANGDGGGVSNRPWNLRTRRAACKAPPSPSPSPQAQALITQTASAPHDEERNKLFDVGGSSYFQVKDKKVVMTNERAKFSVSLSKEEVEQDFWGLVGTRPPRRPKKRPRIVQRQLDTLFPGLWLTEVNADCYKVAEVPE, encoded by the exons ATGGGTATGGTACCTGAGAGATCAAAGCCACTTCACAACTTCTCCTTGCCATGCTTGAAATGGGGTTCTCAAAAGTTCCTAAGATGTGTCAACGCTCCCTCCAACATCACCATCAACAGCGATAACAATAACCCTTCTcaaccttcttcttcttctcctgaTCGCAGATCCTCGCGCCTCCAACCCAAACCCCAAATCAACCAAATTGAACCTTCTAGACTCCCCAAGAGAAAATCCAACCAAAACTTTGATGGGGTAGCAGGGAAGAAGCTCAAAGTTTCGAACTTTGAGGATGGAGGGGGAGGAgcaggaggaggaggagaagaaggtgGTGGTGCAAatggtgatggtggtggtgttTCTAATAGGCCTTGGAATTTGAGGACAAGGAGAGCTGCTTGCAAGGcaccaccatcaccatcaccatcaccacAAGCACAAGCACTGATAACACAAACAGCATCAGCACCACATGATGAAGAGCGCAATAAGTTATTTGATGTTGGTGGTTCTTCTTATTTTCAAGTGAAGGATAAGAAAGTGGTGATGACGAATGAGAGAGCCAAGTTCTCAGTTTCTCTCTCCAAGGAAGAGGTTGAACAAGACTTCTGGGGATTGGTTGGGACTAGGCCTCCTAGAAGACCTAAGAAGAGGCCTAGAATTGTTCAGAGGCAATTGGAT ACACTATTTCCGGGGTTGTGGCTGACTGAGGTTAATGCAGATTGCTACAAAGTGGCTGAAGTTCCTGAATGA